A portion of the Sebastes fasciatus isolate fSebFas1 chromosome 2, fSebFas1.pri, whole genome shotgun sequence genome contains these proteins:
- the pdcd2 gene encoding programmed cell death protein 2: protein MSSGNSVQVEVVLGFLEEAESWRLLSPQFPSKVGGKPAWLSQTGLPALTELVCEMCGLPMAFLLQVYAPISGQDRSFHRTLFLFCCKSQECYTSNDSRCMKVFRSQLPRRNEFYPYDPPAEDEPPSDPEPDQSVLSVSGVKLCWVCGCPGNKACSRCHAVTYCGKHHQTLHWKHTHKRECGSQEASIVSVSTFLFPESELVTEPEEEEEKKEAEAEEEEEGSVDCPSLADTLAETDLEDMAMHETEDNKVFQRFKKRIAPEPHQVLRYSRGGSPLWVSSQHIPSDQDIPPCTCGAKRTFEFQVMPQLLNSLCVDSTGASIDWGTLAIYACSASCNHGDQYCPEFIWKQDFSSDQHTQMTPT, encoded by the exons ATGTCCAGTGGTAACTCggtgcaggtggaggtggtcCTGGGCTTCCTGGAGGAGGCGGAGTCGTGGCGGCTTCTCTCTCCTCAGTTCCCCAGTAAGGTCGGGGGTAAACCGGCGTGGCTCAGCCAGACAGGCCTGCCAGCACTAACCGAGCTGGTGTGTGAGATGTGCGGCCTGCCGATGGCCTTCCTGCTGCAG GTGTACGCACCCATTTCTGGTCAGGACAGAAGTTTCCACAGAACGCTCTTTCTGTTCTGCTGCAAATCTCAGGAGTGCTACACGAGCAACGACAGTCGCTGTATGAAAG tTTTCAGAAGCCAGCTACCCAGGAGGAATGAGTTTTACCCCTACGATCCTCCAGCag AGGACGAACCCCCCAGCGATCCTGAACCGGACCAGAGTGTGTTGTCCGTCTCTGGAGTTAAACTGTGCTGGGTGTGCGGTTGCCCCGGCAACAAAGCCTGCTCCCGCTGTCACGCCGTAACCTACTGTGGAAAACACCACCAGACCCTccactggaaacacacacacaagagggaGTGTGGCAgccaag AAGCGTCCATCGTCTCAGTCTCTACCTTCCTCTTCCCTGAGTCTGAGCTGGTCACTGaacctgaggaggaggaggagaagaaggaagctgaagcagaagaagaagaagaagggagtgTAGATTGTCCCTCTTTAGCAGACA CCCTGGCAGAGACAGACCTGGAGGACATGGCTATGCACGAGACTGAAGACAACAAAGTGTTCCAGCGGTTTAAAAAGAGGATCGCACCAGAACCACACCAG GTGCTGCGTTACAGTCGAGGAGGCTCCCCGTTGTGGGTCTCTTCTCAGCACATCCCTTCCGATCAGGATATCCCACCATGCACCTGCGGCGCCAAGAGAACTTTTGAGTTTCAG gTGATGCCACAGCTGTTAAACAGTCTGTGTGTGGACTCGACAGGAGCCAGCATCGACTGGGGGACACTGGCCATCTACGCATGCTCTGCCAGCTGTAACCATGGCGACCAGTACTGCCCAGAGTTCATTTGGAAACAGGACTTCAGCTCAGATCAGCACACACAGATGACACCTACATAA